From the Psychrobacillus sp. FSL K6-4046 genome, one window contains:
- a CDS encoding thioredoxin family protein, protein MKKVAIIGGVIILVFVLIFVLNSQKNKNALENNPYDTDNLKQSTIDLLDDPNYQNIILPKDLDNKIKKGETFTVYFFSPECSHCKEMTPRLTPLAEENNVEILKYNVLEYEQGWDDFQIEGTPTLIHFENGKEVARMPNAQPNENIQAFFDQVVLK, encoded by the coding sequence ATGAAGAAAGTTGCCATAATCGGCGGAGTAATAATATTAGTTTTTGTATTAATTTTTGTATTAAACAGTCAAAAAAATAAAAATGCTTTAGAGAATAATCCTTATGATACCGATAATCTAAAGCAATCCACTATTGACTTACTTGATGATCCAAATTACCAAAATATTATTTTACCAAAGGATCTAGATAATAAAATTAAAAAAGGGGAAACCTTTACAGTTTATTTCTTCAGTCCTGAATGCTCACATTGTAAGGAAATGACGCCAAGATTGACGCCACTTGCCGAGGAAAACAATGTAGAGATTTTAAAATATAATGTTTTAGAGTATGAACAAGGATGGGATGATTTCCAAATCGAAGGTACACCTACCTTAATTCATTTTGAAAATGGTAAAGAAGTGGCTCGCATGCCTAATGCTCAGCCAAATGAAAATATTCAAGCATTTTTTGATCAAGTTGTATTAAAATAA
- a CDS encoding HIT family protein, with amino-acid sequence MNDCPFCHLDLIDNQKVVLENENCMFIQVPQEILIGSGLIIPRAHRETVFELTEQEWTATKYLLKEAKDYIDKLYNPDGYNIGWNCNSIGGQHIMHAHLHIIPRYVDEPYAGKGIRHWLKSPENKRAQTKNID; translated from the coding sequence ATGAACGATTGTCCTTTTTGTCACCTCGACTTAATTGATAATCAAAAGGTTGTTCTTGAAAATGAAAATTGTATGTTTATTCAAGTACCACAGGAAATCCTTATAGGCTCTGGACTTATAATTCCACGGGCACATCGAGAAACAGTTTTTGAATTAACCGAACAGGAATGGACTGCAACGAAATATCTACTTAAAGAAGCAAAAGACTATATAGACAAGCTATACAATCCTGATGGCTACAACATTGGTTGGAATTGCAACTCAATTGGTGGTCAACATATTATGCACGCTCATTTACATATCATCCCTCGTTATGTAGATGAGCCATATGCTGGAAAAGGTATCCGCCATTGGCTAAAGAGTCCTGAAAATAAAAGAGCTCAAACTAAAAACATCGATTAA
- a CDS encoding disulfide oxidoreductase, with the protein MTKKIENIMLFMWSVAFVATLGSLYFSEIRQYEPCELCWYQRILMYPLVIILGIAIAQKNAKIAVTTLIFSTIGLCFSIYHYSLQKLAFLQDVAPACGRVPCTGEYINVFGFITIPFLALIAFLLIAISSLVILKSLKEDK; encoded by the coding sequence ATGACTAAGAAAATCGAAAATATTATGTTATTCATGTGGTCCGTTGCATTTGTAGCGACTCTGGGTTCCTTGTATTTCTCTGAGATACGGCAATACGAGCCATGCGAGTTATGCTGGTATCAGCGCATTCTCATGTATCCTCTTGTGATCATACTTGGGATAGCTATAGCACAAAAAAATGCAAAGATAGCTGTTACTACTCTTATATTTTCTACAATAGGACTATGCTTCTCTATTTATCATTATAGTCTACAAAAGCTGGCTTTTTTACAGGACGTAGCCCCTGCTTGCGGTAGAGTTCCTTGTACTGGTGAATATATAAATGTATTCGGATTTATCACTATCCCATTCTTAGCTTTAATAGCGTTTCTTTTAATCGCAATTAGTAGCTTAGTTATTTTGAAGAGTCTCAAGGAGGACAAGTAA
- a CDS encoding carbon-nitrogen hydrolase family protein, whose protein sequence is MSEEFDLSQFEKSMIIREMTFSDIDSILEISRLCFPGMDPWKVEQLKSHLTIFPEGQLVAELDGKVIGSCSSLIINFDEYDDRHSWSDVTDKGYITNHNPDGYNLYGIEVMVHPKYRRMKVGQRLYEGRKDIARQFNLKSIIIGGRVPNYHKHADEMSPREYVTAVSRHKIYDPVLTFQLMNGFTLMRINPNYLPDDVASAKYATLMEWNNVDYIPLSKRHFKTSYPVRICAVQYMMRKINSFEEFANQCEYFVDVASDAQSDFVVFPEIFTTQLMSFLDEQSPSQAVRKLTEYTPQYMELFSDLAVRYNINIIAGSHFVEEENEEIYNIAYLFHRDGSIDKQYKIHITPNERKWWGISAGDSVKVFDTDCGKIAIQICYDIEFPELARIATDMGANIIFTPFCTEDRQGYLRVRYCAQARAVENQIYTVISGTVGNLPQTENMDIQYAQSAIFAPSDFEFARDGIVGETEPNVEMVLIGDVDLEILRRQRQDGTVKHLKDRRHDVYSIDYKK, encoded by the coding sequence ATGTCAGAAGAATTTGATTTATCACAGTTTGAAAAAAGTATGATTATTAGAGAAATGACTTTCTCAGATATAGATTCGATTTTAGAAATTTCACGTTTATGTTTCCCAGGTATGGACCCTTGGAAGGTTGAACAATTAAAAAGTCACTTGACCATATTTCCAGAGGGACAATTGGTTGCCGAATTAGACGGCAAGGTAATTGGCTCCTGTTCAAGTCTTATTATTAACTTTGATGAGTACGATGATCGCCATTCTTGGTCTGACGTGACTGATAAAGGGTATATCACCAATCATAATCCAGATGGATATAATCTATATGGGATTGAAGTGATGGTACATCCTAAGTATCGCCGAATGAAAGTTGGACAAAGACTTTACGAAGGTAGAAAGGACATTGCACGCCAATTCAATTTAAAATCAATCATTATTGGTGGACGTGTACCTAATTATCACAAGCATGCCGATGAAATGTCACCACGTGAATACGTAACTGCCGTATCTCGACATAAAATCTATGATCCAGTTCTAACATTCCAGCTTATGAATGGCTTTACGCTAATGCGTATTAATCCAAATTATTTACCAGATGACGTTGCCTCTGCAAAATATGCAACATTAATGGAATGGAATAACGTCGATTATATTCCATTGTCTAAGCGACACTTTAAAACAAGCTACCCGGTACGAATTTGTGCAGTTCAATATATGATGCGAAAGATTAATTCTTTTGAGGAATTCGCTAACCAATGTGAGTACTTTGTAGACGTTGCTTCAGACGCGCAATCAGACTTTGTGGTATTCCCAGAAATTTTTACAACACAGCTTATGTCATTTTTAGATGAACAATCTCCAAGCCAGGCTGTACGTAAGCTAACAGAGTACACTCCTCAATATATGGAGCTATTCTCTGATCTTGCTGTACGATATAACATTAACATTATTGCGGGTTCCCATTTCGTAGAGGAAGAAAATGAGGAAATATATAATATTGCTTACTTGTTCCATCGTGATGGATCTATTGATAAGCAATATAAAATTCATATAACTCCTAACGAAAGAAAATGGTGGGGGATCAGTGCAGGAGACTCTGTTAAAGTTTTTGATACAGACTGTGGTAAGATTGCCATCCAAATATGCTATGACATCGAATTTCCAGAGCTTGCAAGAATTGCAACAGATATGGGAGCAAATATTATTTTCACTCCATTTTGTACAGAAGATCGCCAAGGCTATTTAAGAGTTCGATATTGTGCTCAGGCTCGTGCTGTCGAAAATCAAATCTATACGGTAATCTCTGGGACTGTAGGGAATTTACCTCAAACTGAGAATATGGATATCCAATATGCTCAATCAGCAATCTTTGCCCCTTCTGATTTTGAATTTGCTCGTGACGGAATCGTTGGAGAAACAGAGCCTAACGTGGAAATGGTATTAATCGGAGATGTGGATTTAGAAATTTTAAGAAGACAGCGTCAAGATGGTACAGTTAAACATTTAAAAGACCGTCGACATGATGTATACAGTATAGATTATAAAAAATGA
- a CDS encoding DUF2711 family protein, with the protein MTKERILPKPDRYAVCSPDGIPIKEFYKGIFEEVFLFFHPFIKPKTIKYELFEPDTYPSITDIMKHCEILTWSQFLKLSSIDNYQQLDIGLRTSISGLNQTYKNEKIAKAILDVCEQEEIIAPAEGCFPETLISGVLESIKKQGHDWIWYGDEFGTERKLEYVDDLVTNCDTFPIHPINLFTHDHSILLTTHWDSHFSMLCSDKNTINEIVTSCNLEGFYCDESTRIYWSIN; encoded by the coding sequence ATGACAAAAGAGAGAATTTTACCGAAGCCAGATAGATATGCTGTTTGTTCCCCTGATGGTATACCTATTAAGGAATTTTATAAGGGAATATTTGAAGAAGTTTTTCTCTTTTTTCATCCTTTTATTAAACCAAAAACAATTAAATATGAACTCTTTGAGCCAGATACATATCCAAGTATAACCGACATTATGAAACATTGTGAGATCCTTACTTGGAGCCAGTTTTTAAAGCTTTCTAGTATTGATAACTATCAACAATTAGATATTGGATTAAGAACTTCTATTTCAGGGCTAAACCAAACCTATAAAAATGAAAAAATAGCTAAGGCTATTCTAGATGTATGTGAGCAAGAAGAAATTATTGCTCCAGCAGAGGGATGTTTCCCAGAAACGTTAATATCAGGTGTATTGGAGAGTATAAAAAAACAGGGACATGATTGGATTTGGTATGGAGATGAATTTGGTACAGAACGAAAATTAGAGTATGTTGACGATTTAGTTACCAATTGCGACACTTTTCCTATCCATCCTATAAACCTCTTTACTCATGATCATAGTATATTGTTAACCACCCATTGGGATAGTCATTTTTCAATGCTATGTTCAGATAAAAATACAATAAATGAAATAGTTACATCCTGTAATCTAGAAGGTTTTTATTGCGATGAAAGTACCAGAATCTATTGGAGTATAAATTGA
- a CDS encoding RluA family pseudouridine synthase — MQHILTYTIQEDDLTIDQLLQTKSKLGKKLIHELRMQKAVTDQDGELLQWKLPQQKGNVLTFKWEGESSSYLPSDRIPLYIAYEDEYLLIASKPRGVATHPNEQGQNHTLMNTVTHYLQSKGHSYGEHIHRIDEGTKGLVVVAKNPIVKGMLDRMIEQKEIVRTYEAIVEGQMKSNHGTVRAAIGSDRHHPTRRRVSPSGQLAITHYEVVGRHDQFTKVHAILETGRTHQIRVHLAHLGHPIVGDDLYGAKRSPTKTYELHAFKVQFKHPITGEVIIAEDKR; from the coding sequence ATGCAACATATACTTACTTATACGATTCAAGAGGATGATCTGACAATCGACCAGCTGCTCCAAACTAAATCGAAGCTCGGCAAGAAACTTATACATGAGCTCCGAATGCAAAAAGCTGTGACCGATCAAGACGGGGAACTATTACAATGGAAATTACCACAGCAGAAGGGCAACGTTTTGACTTTCAAATGGGAAGGAGAATCCTCCAGCTATTTACCATCTGACCGAATCCCTTTATATATTGCCTATGAGGACGAGTATTTACTCATCGCCTCTAAGCCACGCGGAGTAGCGACTCACCCTAACGAGCAAGGTCAAAACCATACATTGATGAATACAGTTACCCATTACTTGCAGAGCAAGGGACATTCCTACGGCGAGCATATCCATCGCATCGACGAAGGCACAAAAGGGCTAGTAGTAGTAGCGAAGAATCCAATCGTAAAAGGCATGCTAGACCGAATGATTGAACAAAAAGAAATTGTCCGTACGTATGAAGCGATTGTAGAAGGTCAAATGAAGAGTAATCATGGTACCGTTCGTGCAGCTATTGGAAGCGACCGACACCATCCTACTAGAAGACGTGTATCTCCTTCTGGACAGCTGGCAATTACCCATTATGAGGTAGTCGGCCGACATGACCAATTTACAAAGGTGCATGCTATTTTAGAAACGGGTCGTACGCATCAAATTCGAGTACATTTAGCACATTTAGGTCACCCAATTGTTGGAGATGATTTGTATGGAGCAAAAAGATCACCTACTAAAACATATGAATTACATGCCTTTAAAGTTCAATTCAAGCATCCGATTACTGGAGAAGTAATTATCGCTGAGGATAAGCGATGA
- a CDS encoding IS3 family transposase (programmed frameshift): MKQKRYNQEFKQTIVELHRSGTPVSNLSSEYGISEVTIYKWIKTHSPIENSGGLTPSQIAEIQKENLRLQQEVDIPKKGYDHIRKKVTDQEIIDHIEKEKEHFPIQLMCDVLKVPRSTYYQSFHKVKSSYAMENEAVLARIQTIHAESKGRYGAPKIHYLLTQEKVDFSLNRVQRIMKKAGIRSTIVKKYRPTSSTGQVVERENLLEQNFETTTINEKWVADITYIHTLRDGWCYLASVLDLHTKKIVGYSFSKSMTTELVLQALANAIDVQQPEEGLILHTDLGSQYTSEDFEKAVKEAKFKQSFSRKGCPYDNACIESFHAILKKEEVYQSSYINFETARLTLFHYIESWYNRKRIHGAINYLTPQQLEDLCRKEAV; the protein is encoded by the exons ATGAAACAAAAACGGTATAACCAAGAATTTAAACAAACAATTGTCGAACTCCACAGATCTGGTACACCTGTGAGTAATCTCAGTAGCGAATATGGTATTTCTGAAGTAACTATTTATAAATGGATTAAAACACATTCCCCAATCGAAAACAGTGGGGGTTTAACACCGTCACAAATCGCAGAAATCCAAAAGGAAAACCTTCGGCTTCAACAGGAGGTAGACATCC CTAAAAAAGGCTATGACCATATTCGCAAGAAAGTAACAGACCAAGAGATTATTGACCATATCGAAAAGGAGAAAGAACACTTTCCTATCCAATTGATGTGTGATGTGCTAAAAGTGCCAAGAAGTACGTATTACCAGTCGTTCCATAAAGTAAAATCTTCGTATGCCATGGAAAACGAAGCGGTTTTAGCACGCATACAAACTATACATGCGGAGAGTAAAGGTCGCTATGGTGCACCAAAAATTCATTATCTGTTAACCCAAGAAAAGGTCGATTTCAGCTTAAATCGAGTGCAGCGAATCATGAAAAAGGCTGGAATTCGATCAACGATCGTGAAGAAGTACCGACCAACTTCCTCCACTGGACAAGTGGTGGAACGTGAAAACCTGTTAGAACAAAATTTTGAAACGACGACCATTAATGAAAAATGGGTTGCAGATATTACGTATATTCATACATTAAGAGACGGCTGGTGTTATTTAGCTTCCGTCCTAGATTTACACACGAAAAAAATTGTTGGCTATTCCTTTTCCAAATCGATGACAACAGAACTTGTTTTACAAGCTTTAGCGAACGCAATCGATGTTCAACAACCAGAAGAAGGACTAATCTTACATACCGATTTAGGCAGCCAGTATACTAGTGAAGACTTTGAAAAAGCAGTGAAAGAAGCAAAATTCAAACAATCTTTCAGTCGTAAAGGATGCCCATATGACAATGCATGTATCGAGTCTTTTCATGCGATTTTGAAAAAAGAAGAGGTATATCAATCTAGTTATATCAATTTTGAAACAGCCCGATTGACCCTATTCCATTATATCGAGTCGTGGTACAACCGAAAACGAATTCATGGAGCTATTAACTATCTAACACCTCAACAATTAGAGGACTTATGCCGAAAAGAAGCGGTTTGA